The Nesterenkonia xinjiangensis genome contains a region encoding:
- a CDS encoding carbohydrate ABC transporter permease, with amino-acid sequence MSTTDVHAHRTTTPPADRATGGGAQVTAVRPPRISARGRAWRQRLVATLFLGPAVIYMVLFFGYPVIQNLIMGFQHYTITTFFTDEAPWAGWANYTEVLGSPLFRTALANTVIFTVGSILGQFVLGLGLALFFRRRFPLSGALRSLILLPWLIPLIVASAVWKWLLDTDSGALNRVLMGSGLIDSGIPWLSSTDLALFTVIVVNIWIGIPFNAVILHGGLQTIPQELYEAGSIDGTSRWQAFRHITWPMLRPVVSVVLVLGVVYTLKVLDIILGLTGGGPANATQTLATQAYQLSFATFDFGQGAAVSNILILISLLFAVIYLRLNRRPVDE; translated from the coding sequence ATGAGCACCACAGACGTCCACGCGCACAGGACGACGACGCCGCCGGCAGACCGTGCCACGGGTGGCGGAGCGCAGGTCACGGCGGTCCGCCCGCCAAGGATCTCCGCACGGGGCAGGGCATGGCGGCAGCGTCTGGTCGCCACGCTGTTCCTCGGTCCGGCGGTGATCTACATGGTCCTGTTCTTCGGCTACCCAGTCATCCAGAACCTCATCATGGGGTTCCAGCACTACACCATCACCACCTTCTTCACGGATGAGGCGCCGTGGGCCGGATGGGCCAACTACACCGAGGTGCTCGGCAGCCCGCTGTTCCGCACGGCGCTGGCGAACACCGTGATCTTCACCGTCGGCTCGATCCTGGGACAGTTCGTCTTGGGCCTCGGCCTGGCGCTGTTCTTCCGCCGCCGGTTCCCGCTCTCCGGGGCGCTGAGGTCGTTGATCCTGCTGCCCTGGCTCATTCCGCTCATCGTGGCCAGTGCCGTGTGGAAGTGGTTGCTCGACACGGACTCCGGTGCGCTGAACCGGGTGCTGATGGGATCCGGGCTGATCGACTCAGGGATCCCCTGGCTCTCCAGCACCGATCTGGCCCTGTTCACCGTGATCGTGGTGAACATCTGGATCGGCATCCCGTTCAACGCTGTCATCCTGCACGGCGGCCTCCAGACCATCCCGCAGGAGCTCTATGAGGCGGGGTCCATCGACGGCACCAGCAGGTGGCAGGCCTTCCGCCACATCACCTGGCCCATGCTGCGCCCGGTCGTCTCGGTGGTGCTGGTCCTGGGGGTCGTCTACACGCTGAAGGTCCTCGACATCATCCTCGGGCTGACCGGGGGAGGCCCCGCCAACGCCACCCAGACCCTGGCCACCCAGGCGTATCAGCTGTCCTTCGCCACGTTCGACTTCGGGCAGGGGGCTGCGGTCAGCAACATCCTGATCCTCATCTCCCTGCTGTTCGCGGTCATCTACCTGCGCCTGAACCGGCGTCCCGTCGACGAGTGA
- a CDS encoding A/G-specific adenine glycosylase, with amino-acid sequence MPQPFTDDALAPPIPPAPEDVHSRVIDWFSEAARDLPWRRPECTPWGVLVSEIMLQQTPVVRVLPRWEDWMHRWPTPGACAAAPQSEILIVWDRLGYPRRALRLQAAAEAIVERHDGAVPADPQALRALPGIGEYTAAAVACFAFGIPEVVVDTNIRRAHARIFTGAALPGQTYTAAQRRLARDLMPATDDDGGRRACAWNASSMELGALICTARSPQCAICPVADLCAWRAAGSPPPTEEQKTRGQAWAGTDRQVRGAIMAVLRGGEPVDAEALLAGLPLPEADDEQRRRCLETLVADGLAQRRGDVVTLPGVL; translated from the coding sequence ATGCCTCAGCCCTTTACCGATGACGCCCTCGCCCCGCCCATCCCTCCAGCACCCGAGGACGTCCACAGCCGGGTGATCGACTGGTTCTCCGAGGCCGCCCGGGATCTGCCGTGGCGTCGCCCGGAGTGCACCCCCTGGGGCGTGCTGGTCAGCGAGATCATGCTCCAGCAGACTCCGGTGGTCCGCGTGCTGCCCCGCTGGGAGGACTGGATGCACCGCTGGCCGACCCCGGGCGCCTGCGCGGCGGCCCCGCAGTCGGAGATCCTCATCGTCTGGGACCGGCTGGGCTACCCGCGGCGGGCGCTGCGGCTGCAGGCCGCGGCGGAGGCGATCGTGGAGCGCCACGACGGTGCGGTCCCGGCGGACCCGCAGGCGCTGCGCGCCCTGCCCGGCATCGGGGAGTACACGGCGGCCGCGGTGGCCTGCTTCGCCTTCGGAATCCCGGAGGTGGTGGTGGACACCAACATCCGTCGGGCGCATGCCCGCATCTTCACCGGCGCTGCCCTGCCGGGGCAGACCTACACGGCCGCCCAGCGGCGGCTCGCTCGGGATCTGATGCCCGCCACGGACGACGACGGCGGACGCCGCGCCTGCGCCTGGAACGCCTCCTCCATGGAACTCGGGGCGCTGATCTGCACCGCCCGCTCCCCGCAGTGCGCCATCTGCCCGGTGGCCGATCTGTGCGCCTGGCGGGCGGCGGGTTCGCCTCCCCCGACGGAGGAGCAGAAGACCCGCGGCCAGGCCTGGGCCGGGACGGACCGGCAGGTGCGCGGGGCGATCATGGCGGTGCTGCGCGGTGGGGAGCCGGTGGACGCTGAGGCCCTGCTGGCCGGCCTGCCGCTTCCCGAGGCCGATGACGAGCAGCGCCGCCGGTGTCTGGAGACCCTGGTGGCCGACGGGCTCGCACAGCGCCGCGGCGACGTCGTCACACTGCCCGGGGTGCTGTGA
- a CDS encoding ATP-dependent Clp protease ATP-binding subunit has translation MFERFTDRARRVVVLAQEEARMLNHNYIGTEHILLGLIHEGEGVAAKALESLDISLGGVREKVQEKIGPGQNAPSGHIPFTPRAKKVLELSLREALQLGHNYIGTEHILLGLIREGEGVAAQVLVELNADLNKVRQQVIQLLSGYQGGGQEKAGAGVGQGATEGQPSGSVVLDQFGRNLTAAAREAALDPVVGRDYERQRVMQVLSRRTKNNPVLIGEPGVGKTAVVEGLAQAIVNNDVPELLRDKQLYTLDLGSLVAGSRYRGDFEERLKKVLKEIRTRGDIILFIDEIHTLVGAGAAEGAIDAANILKPLLARGELQTIGATTLDEYRKHIEKDAALERRFQPIQVDEPSVETTVQILRGLRDRYEAHHKVSITEEALEAAASLAHRYVNDRFLPDKAIDLIDEAGARLRIQKMTAPPELKEFDARIEDVRREKEAAIDAQDFEGAASLRDTEQKLVEERQEKESAWKSGSMDEIAEVDADLIAEVLAFSTGIPVFKLTEQESDRLRRMEEELHKRVIGQDEAVRSLSRAIRRTRAGLKDPNRPSGSFIFAGPTGVGKTELAKTLAEFLFGDEDALITLDMSEFSEKHTVSRLFGAPPGYVGYEEGGQLTEKVRRRPFSVVLFDEVEKAHADLFNSLLQILEDGRLTDSQGRVVDFKNTVIIMTTNLGTSEISKSVMTGFQSSTDTATNYERMKGKVNQELRQHFRPEFLNRVDDTIVFPQLEQSEIVRIVDLFVDRLRERLAEQAMTLEVSQPAREFLADKGYDPSMGARPLRRAIQSMIEDQLSEQILYGEIPHGAAITIGLKGEGEDRELTFDWTAPAPQIEGTEEPAAIES, from the coding sequence ATGTTCGAGAGATTCACCGACCGCGCACGGCGAGTGGTTGTGCTGGCCCAGGAAGAGGCCCGCATGCTCAACCACAACTACATCGGAACCGAGCACATCCTGCTCGGCCTCATCCATGAGGGTGAGGGCGTCGCCGCCAAAGCCCTGGAGTCTCTGGACATCTCGCTGGGCGGAGTCCGCGAGAAGGTCCAGGAGAAGATCGGCCCGGGGCAGAACGCGCCCAGCGGCCACATCCCCTTCACTCCGCGCGCCAAGAAGGTCCTGGAGCTCTCGCTGCGCGAAGCCCTGCAGCTGGGCCACAACTACATCGGCACCGAGCACATCCTGCTCGGGCTGATCCGCGAGGGTGAGGGCGTCGCCGCCCAGGTGCTCGTGGAGCTCAACGCCGACCTCAACAAGGTGCGCCAGCAGGTCATCCAGCTGCTCTCCGGCTACCAGGGCGGCGGCCAGGAGAAGGCCGGTGCCGGTGTCGGGCAGGGGGCCACGGAAGGTCAGCCCTCCGGCTCGGTGGTGCTGGACCAGTTCGGTCGCAACCTCACGGCCGCTGCCCGCGAAGCCGCGCTGGACCCGGTGGTCGGCCGCGACTACGAGCGGCAGCGCGTGATGCAGGTGCTCTCCCGCCGTACCAAGAACAACCCGGTGCTCATCGGTGAGCCCGGCGTCGGCAAGACCGCCGTCGTCGAGGGTCTGGCCCAGGCGATCGTCAACAACGACGTGCCGGAGCTCCTCCGCGACAAGCAGCTCTACACCCTGGACCTCGGCTCCCTGGTGGCCGGCTCCCGCTACCGCGGTGACTTCGAGGAGCGCCTGAAGAAGGTGCTCAAGGAGATCCGCACCCGCGGGGACATCATCCTGTTCATCGACGAGATCCACACGCTCGTCGGCGCCGGCGCCGCTGAGGGTGCGATCGATGCCGCCAACATCCTCAAGCCGCTGCTGGCCCGCGGTGAGCTGCAGACCATCGGCGCCACCACTCTGGACGAGTACCGTAAGCACATCGAGAAGGACGCCGCCCTGGAGCGCCGCTTCCAGCCGATCCAGGTGGACGAGCCCTCGGTGGAGACCACCGTGCAGATCCTGCGTGGCCTGCGGGACCGCTACGAGGCCCACCACAAGGTCTCCATCACCGAGGAGGCCCTCGAGGCGGCGGCGTCACTGGCTCACCGGTACGTCAACGACCGTTTCCTGCCTGACAAGGCGATCGACCTGATCGACGAGGCCGGCGCCCGACTGCGCATCCAGAAGATGACCGCGCCGCCAGAGCTCAAGGAGTTCGACGCCAGGATCGAGGACGTCCGGCGGGAGAAGGAGGCCGCCATCGACGCCCAGGACTTCGAGGGCGCCGCCTCCCTGCGCGACACCGAGCAGAAGCTCGTGGAGGAGCGTCAGGAGAAGGAGAGCGCCTGGAAGTCCGGGTCCATGGATGAGATCGCCGAGGTCGACGCCGACCTGATCGCCGAGGTCCTCGCGTTCTCCACCGGCATCCCCGTCTTCAAGCTCACCGAGCAGGAGTCCGACCGCCTCCGCCGCATGGAGGAGGAGCTGCACAAGCGGGTCATCGGCCAGGACGAGGCCGTCAGGTCCCTCTCCCGGGCGATCCGCCGCACCCGCGCCGGCCTGAAGGACCCGAACCGTCCCTCCGGCTCGTTCATCTTCGCCGGCCCCACCGGCGTCGGCAAGACCGAGCTGGCCAAGACGCTGGCCGAGTTCCTCTTCGGCGACGAGGACGCGCTCATCACTCTGGACATGTCCGAGTTCTCGGAGAAGCACACCGTCTCCCGGCTCTTCGGCGCCCCTCCCGGGTACGTGGGCTACGAGGAGGGCGGCCAGCTGACCGAGAAGGTCCGGCGTCGTCCGTTCTCCGTGGTGCTGTTCGACGAGGTGGAGAAGGCCCACGCGGACCTGTTCAACTCGCTGCTGCAGATCCTCGAGGACGGCCGTCTGACCGACTCGCAGGGCCGCGTGGTGGACTTCAAGAACACCGTGATCATCATGACCACGAACCTCGGCACCAGCGAGATCTCCAAGAGCGTGATGACCGGCTTCCAGTCCTCGACGGACACCGCCACGAACTATGAGCGCATGAAGGGCAAGGTCAACCAGGAGCTGCGTCAGCACTTCCGGCCGGAGTTCCTCAACCGCGTGGACGACACCATCGTGTTCCCGCAGCTGGAGCAGTCCGAGATCGTGCGCATCGTGGACCTGTTCGTCGACCGTCTGCGGGAGCGCCTGGCGGAGCAGGCCATGACCCTCGAGGTCTCCCAGCCTGCCCGCGAGTTCCTCGCCGACAAGGGCTACGACCCGTCCATGGGCGCCCGGCCGCTGCGCCGTGCGATCCAGTCCATGATCGAGGACCAGCTCTCCGAGCAGATCCTCTACGGGGAGATCCCGCACGGAGCGGCGATCACCATCGGCCTGAAGGGCGAGGGCGAGGACCGCGAGCTCACCTTCGACTGGACCGCCCCGGCGCCGCAGATCGAAGGCACCGAGGAGCCGGCGGCGATCGAGAGCTGA
- a CDS encoding DUF3817 domain-containing protein: protein MFRSPKIFFRVLAIAEAISWTLLIGGMILRATHGLDVAVTIGGGIHGFVFLAYAATAVIVAKNQRWSAGPAATAIISAIIPYATVPVDIWLKRSGRLDGPWRTRAGEDPRDHSWHDRLLRVLLNRPALVGGALAVGVVVVFVGLLVAGPPVPKG from the coding sequence GTGTTCCGCTCCCCCAAGATCTTCTTCCGCGTCCTGGCGATCGCCGAGGCGATCTCCTGGACCCTGCTCATCGGCGGCATGATCCTGCGCGCCACCCATGGCCTCGACGTCGCCGTGACCATCGGCGGCGGCATCCACGGCTTCGTGTTCCTCGCCTACGCCGCCACCGCGGTGATCGTGGCGAAGAACCAGCGCTGGAGTGCCGGCCCTGCCGCCACCGCCATCATCAGCGCGATCATCCCCTATGCCACCGTCCCGGTGGACATCTGGCTCAAGCGCAGCGGCCGTCTGGACGGCCCGTGGCGCACCCGCGCAGGCGAGGACCCGCGCGACCACAGCTGGCATGACCGGCTGCTGCGGGTGCTGCTGAACCGGCCGGCCCTGGTCGGCGGCGCGCTGGCGGTCGGCGTCGTCGTGGTGTTCGTGGGACTGCTGGTGGCAGGGCCGCCCGTGCCGAAGGGCTGA
- a CDS encoding Gfo/Idh/MocA family protein has translation MSIPLILVGAGGMGRAWLQTIEAEPRAELAGVVDLDLDAARAALVEAGRTDVRVGSDAVALAQETGAQAVVNVTIPRAHHPVTTAALFAGLPVLSEKPVADTLPRALSLAAAAEVTGQLFMVSQSRRYNPQLFSLRAQAEGLGVAGALVTEFFKAPRFGGFRERMLHPLLLDMAIHPFDTARFLLGAEPVSVYCEEFNPPWSWYDGDAAATAIFEMDGGARFVYTGSWCSPGQETSWNGSWRLSAERGTATWDGDHEPVVEALEQGAAEQGALDEAVLDEVGTVPGEGIAGALAEFLDALAAGAGAAPGRSEGAGVVTPMGEVHENIMSLAMVEAAVESASRGGRVRVDEILENAWRQALAGESRDEVRERLAAWPSVRGALTAGARV, from the coding sequence ATGAGCATCCCGCTGATCCTCGTCGGCGCCGGCGGCATGGGCCGCGCCTGGCTGCAGACCATCGAGGCTGAGCCGCGTGCCGAGCTGGCCGGCGTCGTCGACCTCGATCTCGACGCCGCGCGCGCCGCTCTGGTCGAGGCGGGGCGGACGGACGTGCGGGTCGGTTCCGACGCCGTGGCACTGGCACAGGAGACCGGGGCGCAGGCGGTGGTCAACGTGACCATCCCGCGGGCGCACCACCCGGTGACCACCGCGGCGCTCTTCGCCGGGCTGCCGGTGCTCAGCGAGAAGCCCGTGGCGGACACCCTCCCGCGGGCGCTGTCACTGGCCGCCGCGGCGGAGGTGACCGGGCAGCTGTTCATGGTCAGCCAGTCGCGCCGCTATAACCCCCAGCTGTTCAGCCTGCGGGCGCAGGCCGAAGGGTTGGGCGTCGCGGGCGCACTGGTGACCGAGTTCTTCAAGGCCCCGCGATTCGGCGGGTTCCGGGAGCGGATGCTGCATCCGCTGCTGCTGGACATGGCCATCCATCCCTTTGACACCGCACGATTCCTGCTCGGCGCAGAGCCGGTGTCCGTGTACTGCGAGGAGTTCAACCCGCCCTGGTCCTGGTATGACGGCGACGCCGCGGCCACAGCGATCTTCGAGATGGACGGCGGCGCACGGTTCGTCTACACCGGCAGCTGGTGCAGTCCCGGGCAGGAGACCTCCTGGAACGGGAGCTGGCGCCTCTCCGCAGAGCGCGGCACCGCCACCTGGGACGGCGACCACGAGCCGGTGGTCGAAGCCCTGGAGCAAGGGGCCGCGGAGCAAGGGGCTCTGGATGAGGCGGTCCTCGATGAGGTCGGCACCGTGCCCGGCGAGGGCATTGCCGGGGCGCTGGCCGAGTTCCTCGACGCACTGGCCGCGGGAGCCGGCGCCGCCCCGGGGCGGAGCGAGGGTGCCGGCGTCGTCACGCCCATGGGGGAGGTGCACGAGAACATCATGAGCCTGGCCATGGTCGAGGCCGCCGTGGAGTCCGCGTCCCGCGGCGGGCGTGTGAGGGTCGACGAGATCCTCGAGAACGCCTGGCGGCAGGCGCTCGCCGGAGAATCCCGCGACGAGGTGCGCGAGCGTCTGGCCGCCTGGCCCTCGGTGCGCGGAGCGCTCACCGCCGGGGCGAGGGTGTGA
- a CDS encoding ThuA domain-containing protein: MTSVDQPAPALTFARPVQVTVWGENRHEQAEPEVAARYPEGMHGAIAEGIRNNLGEASAVRTVTLDDPEHGLTEEVLASTDVLVWWGHAAHGEVADDVVERVHRHVLEGMGLIVLHSGHWSKIFMKLMGTTCTLRWRTEHDRELIWTVDPTHPIAQGIPHPMIIDEDEMYGEHFDVPAPDELIFLSTFSGGEVFRSGMTYRRGYGKIFYFRPGDQDFPTYFHEGVRRVISNGVQWAVTHRPERTTPTLLRYETEDFYTGHGYQGPMESDAESPAQSPAPSEEAHA, encoded by the coding sequence ATGACATCTGTTGATCAGCCCGCCCCCGCCCTGACCTTCGCCCGGCCCGTCCAGGTGACGGTCTGGGGCGAGAACCGTCACGAACAGGCCGAGCCGGAGGTCGCGGCCCGGTACCCGGAGGGCATGCACGGTGCGATCGCCGAGGGCATCCGGAACAACCTCGGCGAGGCCTCCGCGGTCCGCACCGTCACTCTCGACGATCCCGAGCACGGCCTCACAGAGGAGGTGCTGGCCTCCACGGACGTGCTGGTCTGGTGGGGCCACGCCGCCCACGGGGAGGTGGCCGACGACGTCGTCGAGCGGGTCCACCGGCACGTGCTGGAGGGCATGGGGCTGATCGTGCTGCACTCCGGGCACTGGTCGAAGATCTTCATGAAGCTCATGGGCACCACCTGCACGCTGCGCTGGCGCACCGAGCACGACCGTGAGCTGATCTGGACGGTGGACCCCACCCACCCGATCGCCCAGGGCATCCCGCACCCGATGATCATCGACGAGGACGAGATGTACGGCGAGCACTTCGACGTCCCCGCCCCCGACGAGCTGATCTTCCTCTCCACCTTCTCCGGCGGGGAGGTGTTCCGCTCCGGGATGACCTACCGCCGCGGCTACGGGAAGATCTTCTACTTCCGCCCCGGCGACCAGGACTTCCCCACCTACTTCCACGAAGGGGTGCGCCGGGTGATCTCCAACGGGGTGCAGTGGGCCGTCACCCACCGGCCGGAGCGCACCACGCCGACCCTGCTGCGCTACGAGACCGAGGACTTCTACACCGGCCACGGGTACCAGGGGCCGATGGAGTCCGACGCCGAATCCCCGGCGCAATCCCCGGCGCCGTCCGAGGAGGCGCACGCATGA
- a CDS encoding sugar ABC transporter substrate-binding protein, whose product MPRHLPAAPRGIHRGAPSPGNSRTSGLSRRSVLAAGLLAPAAALLTSCGDSGRVPANTLRVMDSYSNDPDYGIIGGALEDAADRVGVKLQRVAVSGQSLIQRVLQQGSSGTLPDILMLDNPDLQQIAATTALRSFDELGIPTEGYHDGVLQAGTYEGDVYGVVPTVNTIALFCNTAMFQEVGLDYPRTWDELRGCAAELTADGRFGIAFCGNATYEGTWQFLPFFWSNGADERSIATEEAAEALGLVSGFVQDGSASSSVLNWGQADVKDQFVAERAAMMVNGPWQLPELSGIEDLEYEIVMLPVRDSAQAPVAPLGGEAWTVPATGDSAKEELAAAVLTEFLSDESILSMAEQRFTVPGRPALTEAYLQRRPDMDTFVDLIPEARARTAQLGENWPTTATALYTALQLALSGQADPAEALDQAEEYV is encoded by the coding sequence ATGCCACGACACCTTCCCGCCGCACCGCGCGGCATCCACCGCGGAGCGCCCTCGCCGGGGAACTCTCGCACGAGCGGCCTGAGCCGGCGGAGTGTGCTCGCCGCCGGGCTGCTGGCCCCTGCGGCCGCCCTGCTGACCTCCTGCGGCGACTCCGGCCGTGTCCCGGCGAACACTCTCCGCGTCATGGACTCCTACTCCAACGACCCGGACTACGGCATCATCGGAGGGGCTCTGGAGGACGCGGCGGACCGGGTGGGGGTCAAGCTCCAGCGGGTCGCCGTCTCGGGCCAGTCGCTGATCCAGCGGGTTCTGCAGCAGGGGTCCTCGGGCACGCTTCCGGACATTCTGATGCTGGACAACCCTGACCTCCAGCAGATCGCGGCGACCACCGCGCTGCGCTCCTTCGACGAGCTGGGCATCCCCACCGAGGGATACCACGACGGCGTCCTCCAGGCCGGGACGTATGAGGGAGACGTCTACGGCGTCGTCCCCACCGTCAACACCATCGCCCTGTTCTGCAACACCGCGATGTTCCAAGAGGTCGGGCTGGACTACCCCCGCACCTGGGACGAGCTTCGGGGCTGCGCGGCCGAGCTCACAGCGGACGGCAGGTTCGGCATCGCCTTCTGCGGCAACGCCACCTATGAGGGCACCTGGCAGTTCCTGCCCTTCTTCTGGTCCAACGGGGCCGACGAGCGGAGTATCGCCACGGAAGAGGCCGCCGAGGCGCTGGGGCTGGTGTCCGGCTTCGTCCAGGACGGATCGGCGTCGTCCTCGGTGCTGAACTGGGGCCAGGCCGATGTCAAGGACCAATTCGTCGCCGAACGCGCCGCCATGATGGTCAACGGCCCCTGGCAGCTTCCTGAACTCTCCGGCATCGAGGATCTCGAGTACGAGATCGTCATGCTCCCCGTCCGTGACTCCGCGCAGGCGCCGGTCGCACCCCTGGGTGGCGAGGCCTGGACCGTGCCTGCCACCGGCGACAGCGCCAAGGAGGAGCTCGCGGCCGCCGTGCTCACCGAGTTCCTCTCGGACGAGAGCATCCTCTCCATGGCCGAGCAGCGATTCACAGTCCCCGGCCGACCAGCTCTCACGGAGGCCTACCTCCAGCGCCGTCCGGACATGGACACCTTCGTCGACCTCATCCCCGAGGCGCGGGCGCGCACCGCGCAGCTGGGCGAGAACTGGCCCACCACGGCCACCGCCCTGTACACCGCGCTTCAGCTGGCCCTCTCCGGCCAGGCCGATCCGGCCGAGGCCCTCGACCAGGCGGAGGAGTACGTATGA
- the radA gene encoding DNA repair protein RadA, translating to MATRTTSRSKGKNTPTFECSECGWQTVKWVGRCPECQSWGTVQEKGQVTARTTAASNLAAPAQAIGDVDASVAEFRATGIGELDRVLGGGLVPGAVILLAGEPGVGKSTLLLQVASAVAKAHTDHPVLYLTGEESAAQVKKRAERIEAMSDSLYLAAESDLGQALGQIEQISPQLTIMDSVQTLSSAEVDGAAGGVTQIREVTASMIEAAKRRNMATILVGHVTKDGNIAGPRMLEHLVDVVCQFEGDRHSRLRLLRAVKNRYGPTDDVGCFDLNEGGLTSLADPSGLFVSALTDRVPGTCITITLEGRRPLTAEVQALVAESPASQPRRAVSGLDSPRVSMLLAVLQRRARLATLFKSETYVATVGGVKITEPAADLSIALAVASAALEKPLPNRFVAFGEVGLAGEVRPVPGLQRRLQEAQRLGFTHAIVPRGAEKSDIPEGMRVREIGSLPEAMGLLLDGGPAQASQN from the coding sequence ATGGCCACCCGCACCACCAGTCGCAGCAAGGGGAAGAACACCCCCACCTTCGAGTGCTCCGAATGCGGGTGGCAGACCGTGAAATGGGTGGGTCGCTGTCCGGAGTGCCAGTCCTGGGGCACGGTGCAGGAGAAGGGTCAGGTCACCGCCCGAACCACGGCCGCATCCAACCTGGCCGCCCCAGCCCAGGCCATCGGCGACGTCGACGCCTCGGTCGCGGAGTTCCGCGCCACCGGCATCGGGGAGCTGGATCGCGTGCTCGGCGGCGGGCTGGTGCCGGGTGCGGTGATCCTCTTGGCGGGGGAGCCCGGTGTCGGGAAGTCCACCCTGCTGCTGCAGGTGGCCTCGGCGGTGGCGAAGGCGCACACGGACCATCCGGTGCTGTACCTGACCGGGGAGGAGTCGGCCGCGCAGGTCAAGAAGCGCGCCGAACGTATCGAGGCGATGTCCGACAGCCTCTACCTGGCTGCGGAGTCCGATCTCGGCCAGGCCCTCGGGCAGATCGAGCAGATTTCCCCGCAGCTGACGATCATGGACTCAGTGCAGACGCTCTCCTCCGCCGAAGTGGACGGCGCCGCGGGCGGCGTCACCCAGATCCGGGAAGTCACCGCCTCGATGATCGAAGCGGCGAAGCGTCGGAACATGGCCACCATCCTGGTCGGTCACGTCACCAAGGACGGCAACATCGCCGGGCCGCGCATGCTCGAGCATCTGGTGGACGTGGTCTGCCAGTTCGAGGGAGACCGCCACTCTCGCCTGCGGCTGCTCCGCGCGGTGAAGAACCGCTACGGTCCCACGGACGACGTCGGCTGCTTCGACCTGAACGAGGGGGGCCTGACGTCCTTGGCTGACCCGTCCGGGCTCTTCGTCTCCGCGCTGACGGATCGGGTTCCCGGCACCTGCATCACCATCACCCTGGAGGGACGGCGCCCGCTGACCGCCGAGGTGCAGGCCCTGGTGGCCGAGTCCCCGGCCTCGCAGCCGCGCCGGGCGGTCTCCGGGTTGGATTCGCCGCGGGTGTCCATGCTGCTGGCGGTGCTGCAGCGGCGCGCCCGGCTGGCCACGCTGTTCAAGTCGGAGACCTATGTGGCCACGGTGGGCGGAGTGAAGATCACCGAACCGGCGGCGGATCTCTCCATCGCGTTGGCAGTGGCCTCGGCGGCGCTCGAGAAGCCGCTGCCTAACCGGTTCGTCGCCTTCGGCGAAGTCGGCCTCGCTGGTGAGGTGCGTCCGGTGCCGGGGCTGCAGCGCCGGCTCCAGGAGGCCCAGCGACTCGGGTTCACCCACGCGATCGTTCCCCGCGGCGCGGAGAAGAGCGACATCCCCGAAGGGATGAGGGTCCGCGAGATCGGCTCCCTGCCCGAGGCGATGGGGCTGCTGCTCGACGGCGGCCCGGCGCAGGCGTCACAGAACTAG
- a CDS encoding carbohydrate ABC transporter permease: MNTVRHPKLNTAMGLVIIIVLLFPIYWMVNASLQPGGATVDTAWLPLNPDLSGYRTALDEQGGNLMTSLMVALGSVVLSLVIAVPAAYALVQFRLRWADYLLFAVLISQMIPGIVIANALYNVYAEIGLLNSIPGLILADSTSGIPFAILICRALMGSLPPALVEAAHVDGAGPVRAFLSVVVPVSRNAIITSGLFTFLFTWSDFLFALTLTTTEEVRPVTLGIYNYLGAYVNDWSSVMATAVLASLPALVLLVVAQKYVAAGATGGAVK; encoded by the coding sequence ATGAACACGGTCAGACACCCCAAGCTCAATACCGCCATGGGACTGGTGATCATCATCGTCCTGCTGTTCCCCATCTACTGGATGGTCAATGCCTCCCTGCAGCCGGGAGGGGCCACCGTGGACACCGCCTGGCTGCCGTTGAACCCCGACCTCTCCGGCTACCGGACCGCCCTGGACGAACAGGGCGGCAACTTGATGACGAGCCTCATGGTCGCGCTGGGGAGCGTGGTGCTCTCCCTGGTCATCGCGGTGCCGGCGGCCTATGCCCTGGTCCAGTTCCGCCTGCGCTGGGCCGACTACCTGCTCTTCGCCGTGCTGATCAGTCAGATGATCCCCGGGATCGTGATCGCCAACGCCCTGTACAACGTGTATGCGGAGATCGGCCTGCTCAACTCCATCCCAGGACTCATCCTGGCCGACTCCACCTCAGGGATCCCCTTCGCGATCCTCATCTGTCGGGCGCTGATGGGCTCCTTGCCGCCGGCGCTGGTGGAGGCCGCCCATGTGGACGGTGCCGGGCCGGTGCGCGCCTTTCTCTCCGTGGTGGTTCCGGTGAGCCGCAACGCGATCATCACCTCCGGACTCTTCACCTTCCTGTTCACCTGGAGCGACTTCCTCTTCGCCCTGACACTGACCACCACGGAGGAGGTCCGGCCCGTCACCCTCGGTATCTACAACTACCTGGGCGCCTATGTGAACGACTGGAGCTCCGTGATGGCGACGGCGGTGCTGGCCTCGCTCCCCGCGCTGGTCCTGCTGGTCGTGGCGCAGAAGTACGTCGCCGCCGGGGCCACGGGAGGAGCCGTGAAGTGA